A DNA window from Hydra vulgaris chromosome 13, alternate assembly HydraT2T_AEP contains the following coding sequences:
- the LOC136089622 gene encoding zinc finger MYM-type protein 5-like, which translates to MNRTQKLSGAEFKKKRKQRQESDEKLQKCFKKWLVTNSVEKQVISEDICIEVNDNSTDSNQSQKEFCATDSEPTREDGNAQLSGPAEMDEDELHSEISEIAVASEENFQHRDSATWLKITDNTRCFLIEHGPEQDRREFFPNTPCDFDNRMQHFSSKWYENIHSNGVKFVRTWLQYSDKKDSLFCFC; encoded by the exons ATGAATCGAACCCAAAAATTATCTGGTGCTGaatttaagaagaaaagaaaacagcGCCAAGAAAGTGACGAGaaacttcaaaaatgtttcaaaaagtGGTTGGTAACAAACTCAGttgaaaaacaagttatttCAGAGGATATTTGTATTGAAGTTAATGACAATTCAACAGATTCAAA CCAAAGTCAAAAAGAATTTTGCGCAACTGATTCAGAACCAACAAGGGAAGATGGAAATGCCCAGCTTTCAGGTCCAGCTGAAATGGACGAGGATGAACTTCATTCAGAAATCTCAGAAATTGCAGTGGCCTCGGAAGAAAACTTTCAACACAGGGATTCAGCAACATGGCTTAAAATAACGGACAATACAAGATGCTTTTTGATTGAGCATGGGCCAGAGCAAGACAGAAGAGAATTTTTCCCAAACACGCCGTGTGATTTTGACAACAGAATGCAACACTTCAGCTCAAAATGGTATGAAAATATTCATTCCAATGGTGTAAAATTTGTTCGCACTTGGCTGCAGTACAGCGACAAAAaagattctttattttgtttttgctga
- the LOC136089623 gene encoding uncharacterized protein LOC136089623, whose amino-acid sequence MFFAFLVWIGVFILNDFGVVFVNEAKQWIIDPIEVQVSFDIVNLYPSIPIDEAIPVIIDILNADIDDLKTRTKLTLADIHQLIELSLSICYFLYENNIRVIPNSGPIGLSLMVVMVEAFLQNIERKALNIAIVYTSNPKTCKSYVDDCQARFASIKQQQMFLNILNEQHPAIQYIVELKNDLKQLNFLDINITNTGSGAYEFQIHRKEAITNVQLKSNSNINPDIIIGVFKGILCLAKKICSRKHLQKEIDFLIDIFVENGHDKNILNNNSINYLKNGSKNTTCQPLDTQPFIKLPWIPIVGPKLRKEFRKQNTKVIFTSTPNLKNIFCNNKTKLPLNTNPGVYQLKCSCGSIYNGETKKKKTDCNLLTRKFININLPIFQYILYFSVSI is encoded by the exons atgttttttgcttttttagtaTGGAttggagtttttattttaaacgattttGGAGTTGT TTTTGTAAATGAAGCTAAACAATGGATAATAGATCCTATAGAAGTTCAAGTTTCATTTGATATAGTCAATTTATATCCATCCATACCCATTGACGAAGCAATTCcggttattattgatatattgaaCGCTGACATTGATGACTTAAAAACTCGAACTAAACTTACTCTTGCAGACATTCACCAATTAATTGAACTTTCATTAAGtatatgctattttttatatgaaaacaatATCCGAGTAATACCTAATTCAGGTCCTATAGGTTTATCTTTAATGGTTGTTATGGTGGAAgcgtttttacaaaatatagaaagaaaGGCCCTTAACATAGCAATTGTTTATACATCCAATCCAAAAACTTGCAAGAGCTATGTAGATGATTGTCAAGCTCGCTTCGcttcaataaaacaacaacaaatgttccTGAACATCCTTAATGAACAACATCCTGCCATACAATACATAGTGGAACTTAAAAACGACCTCAAACAACTCAATTTCCTagatattaatattacaaatacaGGCTCTGGAGCTTATGAATTTCAAATACATCGAAAAGAAGCTATTACAAATGTTCAACTTAAATCTAACTCGAACATTAATCCTGACATTATTATTGGCGTTTTCAAAGGAATTTTAtgtcttgcaaaaaaaatttgctctcGAAAACAccttcaaaaagaaattgattttctaatagacatatttgttgaaaatggcCACGACAAGaacattctaaataataattctataaactatttaaaaaacggtTCAAAAAACACCACATGTCAACCATTAGATACCCAGCCGTTTATAAAACTACCTTGGATACCAATTGTTGGTCCAAAACTTCGTAAAGAATTTCGAAAACAAAACACAAAGGTTATTTTCACATCAActcccaatttaaaaaatattttttgcaacaataaaactaaactacCACTAAACACAAACCCTGGCGTATACCAGCTAAAATGTTCATGCGGTTCGATATACAATGGTGAAACTAAAAAGAAG aaaactgactgtaatttgtTGACACgaaagtttataaacataaatctgcctatatttcagtatattttatatttctctgtatCTATTTAA
- the LOC136089624 gene encoding uncharacterized protein LOC136089624, whose protein sequence is MKEYSKKLLIHARNEAKHRLYSSRKLINELNIFLQTKVRLHDYELINSITNKSKNYHYIKKKTKMKKKYYKLQIISIIKNTFDPPNQVIKSAILNLTNVTLDKSTTELLNLGPNFVPLQKKIPYMDIITNIETCALQLEKIKNPTQAETLRQNCSQILTNSLKLKLKDNITKQQRLSINKFKI, encoded by the coding sequence aTGAAGGAATACAGTAAAAAACTACTAATTCATGCTCGTAACGAAGCCAAACACAGATTATATTCAAGTaggaaattaattaatgaattaaatatatttcttcagaCAAAAGTAAGATTACACGATTATGAGTTAATTAATAGTATAaccaacaaatcaaaaaattaccattatattaagaaaaaaacgaaaatgaaaaaaaaatattataaattacaaattatatcgattataaaaaatacttttgatccTCCCAATCAAGTTATTAAATCTGCTATACTCAATTTAACTAATGTTACTTTGGATAAATCAACAACTGAGCTACTCAATTTAGGTCCAAATTTTGTACCATTGCagaaaaaaattccttatatggatattataactaatatcGAAACTTGCGCTttacaacttgaaaaaattaaaaacccaaCACAGGCAGAAACTCTACGACAAAACTGttcacaaattttaacaaattcactaaaattaaaattaaaagataatatcaCTAAGCAACAACGTCTTtccataaacaaatttaaaatttaa